The following are encoded together in the Desulfovibrio sp. JC022 genome:
- a CDS encoding HIT family protein, with protein sequence MSDQDCIFCKIVAGEIPCFKIYETEKVLSFLDIGPVNKGHALVIPKQHCENIWDLPAELGQDIFTAAQLAGDAIVKATGADGLNLIMNNNEAAGQLVFHAHFHLIPRFKEDGFVHWDQSEYESMDEAMALAQKIEKMIKG encoded by the coding sequence ATGAGTGATCAGGATTGTATTTTCTGTAAAATCGTGGCCGGTGAAATACCCTGCTTTAAGATTTATGAAACTGAGAAAGTGCTCAGCTTTTTGGATATCGGCCCGGTTAACAAAGGCCATGCCCTTGTTATCCCCAAGCAGCATTGCGAAAATATCTGGGATCTTCCCGCGGAACTGGGGCAGGATATATTTACAGCCGCCCAGCTTGCCGGGGATGCCATAGTCAAAGCTACCGGGGCTGACGGATTGAACCTGATTATGAATAATAATGAAGCGGCAGGCCAGCTTGTTTTTCATGCTCATTTCCATCTTATCCCAAGATTTAAAGAAGACGGTTTTGTCCATTGGGATCAGAGTGAATATGAAAGCATGGACGAGGCAATGGCCCTTGCTCAAAAGATAGAAAAGATGATAAAAGGATAA
- a CDS encoding elongator complex protein 3 encodes MNTTIFKHPEPAQQKTRIWPVFMPFMGCPSKCIYCSQNRQTGTGAKTLSEIYQDLEHNIPAFFSKKDRDPLELAFFGGTFTALPYEWQLRFVSLAAKFKKQGFLTKVRCSTRPDCIEHNQILELRKNGLDMIELGIQSFSALVLRRSARNYSPETAVKACRTVRESGLSLGIQLLPGLPGTKRGDFQRDISRTIELSPDAVRIYPCLTVKGTGLEKLYRAGKYTPWSLSRTEEELAPALLRLWMHKIHVIRIGVAHEDGFEDSIVAGPVHPALGQKIRSKALYLFLRSRLAGTGADPIKLIVPKQYSGELWGHKSSLKPLYAKLGIFPANTSFSNAVLFNLIYK; translated from the coding sequence ATGAACACTACAATTTTCAAACACCCGGAACCGGCACAACAGAAAACGCGCATCTGGCCGGTTTTCATGCCTTTTATGGGCTGCCCGTCGAAATGTATTTATTGCTCTCAAAACAGGCAGACTGGAACAGGAGCTAAGACATTAAGCGAAATATATCAAGATCTTGAACATAATATTCCCGCTTTTTTTTCTAAAAAGGACCGCGATCCACTTGAGCTGGCTTTCTTTGGCGGAACTTTTACGGCTCTTCCGTATGAATGGCAGTTGCGCTTTGTCTCACTCGCCGCAAAATTTAAAAAACAAGGGTTTCTGACCAAAGTCCGCTGCTCCACCCGGCCGGACTGCATTGAACATAATCAAATTTTAGAGCTACGCAAAAACGGACTGGACATGATCGAACTGGGTATCCAGAGTTTTTCAGCACTGGTACTGCGCCGGTCCGCTCGTAATTATTCCCCGGAAACAGCCGTCAAAGCCTGCCGCACTGTACGTGAAAGCGGCCTTTCACTGGGCATTCAGCTGCTCCCCGGATTGCCCGGAACAAAACGCGGTGATTTCCAGCGTGACATCAGCCGGACTATTGAGCTAAGCCCCGACGCAGTGCGCATTTACCCCTGCCTGACAGTCAAAGGCACCGGACTTGAAAAACTATACCGGGCCGGGAAATACACCCCATGGTCCCTAAGCCGTACTGAAGAAGAACTGGCTCCGGCCCTGCTCAGACTATGGATGCACAAAATCCACGTCATCCGCATCGGCGTGGCTCACGAAGACGGTTTTGAAGACAGCATTGTAGCCGGTCCGGTTCATCCTGCACTGGGTCAGAAAATACGCTCCAAAGCTCTCTACCTGTTTCTACGTTCCCGGCTAGCCGGGACCGGGGCTGACCCAATTAAATTAATAGTACCGAAACAATATTCCGGAGAACTTTGGGGCCATAAATCCAGCCTGAAGCCGCTTTACGCTAAACTCGGAATTTTTCCTGCCAATACCAGCTTCTCAAATGCTGTCCTCTTTAATTTAATCTACAAATAA